From Dermochelys coriacea isolate rDerCor1 chromosome 15, rDerCor1.pri.v4, whole genome shotgun sequence, a single genomic window includes:
- the LOC122456749 gene encoding uncharacterized protein LOC122456749: MTVSILFSGSTSETFVVQTGVKQGSVLASTLFSILLAAMKTLTQDCLPQSIGIQYQTGSNLFNLSHLRARTKVILATITELQCADDWAVVARSKEDLQTNLNFFSQTYKSLGLTLNIAKTKVLHPLVPSKEDQHRQRTGNVEYFACLGSHFSQRADIDFENQQKLCCASLAFGRLSHWVFNNHNIGTQGRLLVYKVVVISTLLCGGETWVTYRKHLKNLERQHQRFLWKILNIKWEDCHTNVSVLTEANIFSVEALIIPHYLRWSGHCVGMPDICLPELLYPQLTKGERKQGGQNKCFKDILKINIKKSGIDTRPCETVAQDRDNWQRLCQRGNVHF, encoded by the coding sequence ATGACTGTGTCCATCCTGTTCAGTGGCTCTACCTCTGAGACCTTTGTCGTCCAAACTGGCGTAAAACAAGGTTCTGTGCTGGCAtccacccttttctccattttattaGCAGCCatgaaaacattaacccaggactGTCTACCACAGAGTATTGGCATCCAGTATCAGACTGGCAGCAACCTTTTCAACCTTTCTCATCTCCGtgccagaactaaagtaatatTGGCAACAATAACTGAACTCCAGTGTGCAGATGATTGGGCTGTAGTTGCACGCTCAAAGGAGGATCTACAAACAAACCTTAATTTCTTCTCTCAGACTTACAAAAGCCTAGGGTTAACTCTGAACATTgccaaaacaaaagttctccacccACTAGTACCTAGCAAGGAAGACCAACATCGACAAAGAACTGGaaatgtagaatactttgccTGTCTTGGCAGCCATTTCTCACAGAGGGCAGACATAGACTTCGAGAATCAGCAGAAACTCTGctgtgccagccttgcctttggcagattgTCTCACTgggtgttcaacaatcacaacatAGGAACACAAGGtagacttttagtttataaagtggTGGTAATCTCAACTCTTCTCTGTGGCGgtgagacttgggtgacctatagaaaacacctgaaaaacttGGAACGCCAACACCAGCGGTTTCTTtggaagatcctcaacataaagtgggaggattgccacactaatgtcagtgtcctcacagaggccaacatcttcagtgttgaggccctgattatcccGCACTATCTGAGGTGGAGCGGGCACTGTGTGGGCATGCCTGATATATGCTTACCAGAACTGCTGTACCCacaactcaccaaaggagaaaggaagcagggaggccaaaataaatgctttaaagacatcctcaagataaacatcaagaaAAGTGGCATTGACACCAGACCCTGCGAGACAGtagcccaggatagggataactggcAAAGACTCTGTCAGAGAGGGAATGTCCACTTTTGA